The Streptomyces puniciscabiei genomic interval GACACGGGACAGGCGAAGCCCACGGATCCCTACAACATGGGCAAGCTCGACATGGGGGAAGTCAGGGACTTCGTGCAGGAGGCCGATGAACTCGGCGTCGACAGCCTGTTGTTCGGGATCTCCAAGCGACTGCCCGATCCGATCCCGGTGATCGGGGCGCTTTCGCAGGTCACTGATCGTGTCACGTTCATGCTCGCCTATCGGCCGGGCCTGATGACACCGCCGCTCTTCGCTCAGGTCGTCAACACTCTCTCCTGGATGACGGACGGGCGCATCGCCCTCAACATCGTGTCCGGTACCTCTCCCGCGGAGCAGGCCGGATACGGCGACTTCCTCAGCCATGACGAGAGGTACGCGCGCTGCAACGAGTTCCTGGAGATCCTCCGGGGTCTCTGGGAGGGCGAGTCACCGCTGAGCTACGACGGGCAGCACTACACGCTCAAGGACACGGAGCTCGGCCTCGGATACAGCGGCGGAGTGCGGCCACAGATCTACCTCAGCGGGGCCTCGGCCGTGGCGCAGCAGACCGCGCTGGCCCTGGGGGACTGCTGGCTGCGGTACGGAGACACCCCTGAGGCCCTGGCACAGGCCAGCCGGCCGCTCGTCGAAGGCGGGTGCCGCGTGGGTACCCGCATGCACGTGCTGGCTCGTCCCACCCGCGAGGAGGCCGTGGCGGAGCTTGCCGAGCTCGTGCGCAATCCGAACGAGGACCACAAGGAGTGGGTCCGCCATGCGCTCAGCACCACCGACTCCGAGGCGGTGACGTCCTCCTACAAGTTGGCGAACTCCGCGGTCGACGAATGGCTCTCGCCCTACATCTGGACGGGTGCCGTGGCCTACCGCGGGGGTCCGGCCCTGTGCATCGTCGGGAGCTATGAAGAGGTGGCCCAGTACATCTACAGCTACAAGGCCGCGGGTATCAGTGAATTCATCTTCTCGGGGTGGCCGACCCGGGACGAGATGAGGAACTTCTTCACTCATGTCGCTCCCCTGATTCGCCGTCTTGAGGCAGAGGCGTCCTGAGCGAGCAGGGCGACCATCTGCGCGCGCTGCCAGGACCGTAGCCAGGCGGCCGTGCAATCTCGCGAAACGAAGCCCTGCGGTGCTCGTCGCGAATACGTGTGACGAACCAAAGGAAGCGATCGAGTTCACCCCGCGGACGATGCCGATCAAGGCTGGCGCCGCAGTGACGGAGCAGCGTGGCTGTTCACGTACCCCACCCGAATGAATTGCGCGTCCGACCTGCGGCAAAGCCGGCGATCGCGCAAGTGAACAGCTACGGAGGAGTAACCATGCACATTGTCGTCATCAACCGGTGGCCGAGGTTCCAGGAGGGGCCGCGCTGGGACTTCTCGATGGGCCGCTTCGAGGAGCTCATCGACCATGAGCGGCACCAGGTCAGTTACGTGGTCGACGCGGTCGGCGCCACCGGAGTCCTTGCCGATCCCGAGCAGATCGCCGACCTGGTCGAGGTCGAAGACCTCAACGACTTCGAGGCAGTTCGCGGAGCGGTTCAGAGGATCACGGACCACCTCGGCCCGGTCGACCGGCTCGTAGCCGTGTCGGAGGCCACGCTCGGTGTCGCGGCCGAAGTCCGCGCGGCACTCGACATCCCCGGTCCGCGACCCGAGGACGTGGCCCTCTACCGGAACAAGCTGCGGATGAAGGAAGCCGCGGCGAAGGCCGGTATCCGCGTGCCTCGGTTCGCTTCCTGCGACAACCCCGAGTCCGCAGTGGACTTCGCGCGGATGATCGGATTCCCACTGATACTCAAGCCGCTGTCCGGCGCGGGGAGCAGGGGGGTGCACCGCGTCGAGGACGAGGCCACGCTCACGACGCTGCTGGATCAGATCGACACCGGGGACTACGAACTCGAGGAGTTCATCGACGGGCCGATCTACCACGTGGACGGGTTTGCCGGCGAGGACTCGCAGATCCCGTTCATGGCGGTGTCCCGCTACATCGGCGACTGCCTCGCCTTCGAGGCCGGCCGGCAGCCCCTCGGCTCCGTCGTCGTCCAGGACTCCCCGCTGCGCGACCGTGTGCACGAGTTCGCCCGGCAGTGCGTGTCGGGTCTGGGCATGACCTCCATGCCGTTCCACCTCGAGCTCTTCGTCACGGCCGGGGGGGACCTGGTGTTCCTGGAGATCGCGGGCCGGATCGGCGGGGCCGAGGTGCCGTACCTCACGGACAAGCTCTTCGGGGTCAACCTCTTCGAGCTCTGGCTGGACGCCCTGTGTGAGGGCGGGGCGACGGTCCCGCCGCAGACGGGCGACCCGTCCGGCGGCTGGCTGATCATCCCGAAGCCCGCCGGACTGCCGGCCGAGGTCGTCTCGGTGACCTCCATGCGGGACCGCTTCGCCACGATCTGGCGGGAGTTGGTACCGACCCCCGGCGAGGTGATGCAGCCCGGCGGTAGCTACGACGCGGTGCACAGCGGGCGGTTCATCCTCATCGGCGACGAGTCGGCTGTGGCGGAGGACATCCGGAAGATCATCGCCGATTTCCGGATCGAAACCGCTCCGGTGCCGCAGTGAGGAATCCCGGACCGGGCCGCACCACACCATCACGGGCCGTCGGTTGCTTCGGCCTGCCAGAAAACATTCACGAGCTGCTCCGCGGGGGAACTTGATGGACGTCGGTTCTGTACGCTTCAGCGAACTCTTCGGCTCGTTCCCGACTCCGATCGCCATCGTCACGGCAATGGA includes:
- a CDS encoding LLM class flavin-dependent oxidoreductase — translated: MNPLRLHWCSPPDTGQAKPTDPYNMGKLDMGEVRDFVQEADELGVDSLLFGISKRLPDPIPVIGALSQVTDRVTFMLAYRPGLMTPPLFAQVVNTLSWMTDGRIALNIVSGTSPAEQAGYGDFLSHDERYARCNEFLEILRGLWEGESPLSYDGQHYTLKDTELGLGYSGGVRPQIYLSGASAVAQQTALALGDCWLRYGDTPEALAQASRPLVEGGCRVGTRMHVLARPTREEAVAELAELVRNPNEDHKEWVRHALSTTDSEAVTSSYKLANSAVDEWLSPYIWTGAVAYRGGPALCIVGSYEEVAQYIYSYKAAGISEFIFSGWPTRDEMRNFFTHVAPLIRRLEAEAS
- a CDS encoding ATP-grasp domain-containing protein — encoded protein: MHIVVINRWPRFQEGPRWDFSMGRFEELIDHERHQVSYVVDAVGATGVLADPEQIADLVEVEDLNDFEAVRGAVQRITDHLGPVDRLVAVSEATLGVAAEVRAALDIPGPRPEDVALYRNKLRMKEAAAKAGIRVPRFASCDNPESAVDFARMIGFPLILKPLSGAGSRGVHRVEDEATLTTLLDQIDTGDYELEEFIDGPIYHVDGFAGEDSQIPFMAVSRYIGDCLAFEAGRQPLGSVVVQDSPLRDRVHEFARQCVSGLGMTSMPFHLELFVTAGGDLVFLEIAGRIGGAEVPYLTDKLFGVNLFELWLDALCEGGATVPPQTGDPSGGWLIIPKPAGLPAEVVSVTSMRDRFATIWRELVPTPGEVMQPGGSYDAVHSGRFILIGDESAVAEDIRKIIADFRIETAPVPQ